From the Panulirus ornatus isolate Po-2019 chromosome 58, ASM3632096v1, whole genome shotgun sequence genome, one window contains:
- the LOC139766898 gene encoding cuticle protein AM1159-like isoform X1 codes for MKFILLVCLVASVAAAPQHSEKDATIIVDEREDLGDGNFNYRYETSNKIYESRTGTPGVAGQSNMDGVISFVFPDGTPAELSFVANDHGFQPSSNLLPTPHPFPDFVYEQLRVAEEQRSRG; via the exons ATCCTCCTAGTTTGCTTGGTCGCCTCAGTCGCCGCCGCCCCTCAGCATTCTGAAAAGGACGCTACAATCATTGTGGACGAGCGTGAGGATCTTGGGGACGGCAACTTCAACTACCGGTACGAAACGAGCAACAAAATCTACGAGTCGAGGACAGGCACGCCAGGTGTCGCGGGTCAGAGCAACATGGACGGCGTCATCTC gTTTGTGTTCCCTGACGGAACTCCAGCTGAACTGTCTTTCGTCGCCAATGACCATGGCTTCCAGCCCTCCTCCAACCTTCTACCCACGCCCCATCCTTTCCCGGACTTTGTCTACGAACAGTTGCGCGTCGCTGAGGAGCAGCGCAGCAGGGGCTAA